One Vigna radiata var. radiata cultivar VC1973A unplaced genomic scaffold, Vradiata_ver6 scaffold_327, whole genome shotgun sequence genomic window, TGcgatttctttctttttctcgttCTCCTTCTCCCTCATTCGTTTTCCTTCGTTTCGGTTGCCATTGCGGCCACCTCCTTAAATGGCTCTACGTCCGCAACATCGTCCGCATCCTCACGTCCGCAACATCGCTCGCGTCCCCAGCGATGACCTCGACCCTAGCCTCGCTCCGCTCTTACCTAAGCCAAGTAGCGGTTACGGCGAAGTCGAAAATGAAGAAGGAagtgttaagatatgtcaaatattctattaaaggatattaggcaatcaaacattatgttagttatattttagatattattataatttgtgcatatttgtgcacatgttcttcctttaatagatgaaggattatatgatccttgtatgtatatataaggTACTCTATTATTTGAAacatacatcagaattatttttaatccttttaatatggtatcagagccaaacactgatatcctctacaGTTTAGGGATCAGtgcttttttttcattgaatatttctgatggcttcttccgatgacaatcaatcggagaaacatgattctggaacttccgctgcttccaagagttatatttctactgttgccggatttgtgaccaagtcaggtatatctaactctgctcttaatctttctgttgttactaagggtagtgNNNNNNNNNNNNNNNNNNNNNNNNNNNNNNNNNNNNNNNNNNNNNNNNNNNNNNNNNNNNNNNNNNNNNNNNNNNNNNNNNNNNNNNNNNNNNNNNNNNNNNNNNNNNNNNNNNNNNNNNNNNNNNNNNNNNNNNNNNNNNNNNNNNNNNNNNNNNNNNNNNNNNNNNNNNNNNNNNNNNNNNNNNNNNNNNNNNNNNNNNNNNNNNNNNNNNNNNNNNNNNNNNNNNNNNNNNNNNNNNNNNNNNNNNNNNNNNNNNNNNNNNNNNNNNNNNNNNNNNNNNNNNNNNNNNNNNNNNNNNNNNNNNNNNNNNNNNNNNNNNNNNNNNNNNNNNNNNNNNNNNNNNNNNNNNNNNNNNNNNNNNNNNNNNNNNNNNNNNNNNNNNNNNNNNNNNNNNNNNNNNNNNNNNNNNNNNNNNNNNNNNNNNNNNNNNNNNNNNNNNNNNNNNNNNNNNNNNNNNNNNNNNNNNNNNNNNNNNNNNNNNNNNNNNNNNNNNNNNNNNNNNNNNNNNNNNNNNNNNNNNNNNNNNNNNNNNNNNNNNNNNNNNNNNNNNNNNNNNNNNNNNNNNNNNNNNNNNNNNNNNNNNNNNNNNNNNNNNNNNNNNNNNNNNNNNNNNNNNNNNNNNNNNNNNNNNNNNNNNNNNNNNNNNNNNNNNNNNNNNNNNNNNNNNNNNNNNNNNNNNNNNNNNNNNNNNNNNNNNNNNNNNNNNNNNNNNNNNNNNNNNNNNNNNNNNNNNNNNNNNNNNNNNNNNNNNNNNNNNNNNNNNNNNNNNNNNNNNNNNNNNNNNNNNNNNNNNNNNNNNNNNNNNNNNNNNNNNNNNNNNNNNNNNNNNNNNNNNNNNNNNNNNNNNNNNNNNNNNNNNNNNNNNNNNNNNNNNNNNNNNNNNNNNNNNNNNNNNNNNNNNNNNNNNNNNNNNNNNNNNNNNNNNNNNNNNNNNNNNNNNNNNNNNNNNNNNNNNNNNNNNNNNNNNNNNNNNNNNNNNNNNNNNNNNNNNNNNNNNNNNNNNNNNNNNNNNNNNNNNNNNNNNNNNNNNNNNNNNNNNNNNNNNNNNNNNNNNNNNNNNNNNNNNNNNNNNNNNNNNNNNNNNNNNNNNNNNNNNNNNNNNNNNNNNNNNNNNNNNNNNNNNNNNNNNNNNNNNNNNNNNNNNNNNNNNNNNNNNNNNNNNNNNNNNNNNNNNNNNNNNNNNNNNNNNNNNNNNNNNNNNNNNNNNNNNNNNNNNNNNNNNNNNNNNNNNNNNNNNNNNNNNNNNNNNNNNNNNNNNNNNNNNNNNNNNNNNNNNNNNNNNNNNNNNNNNNNNNNNNNNNNNNNNNNNNNNNNNNNNNNNNNNNNNNNNNNNNNNNNNNNNNNNNNNNNNNNNNNNNNNNNNNNNNNNNNNNNNNNNNNNNNNNNNNNNNNNNNNNNNNNNNNNNNNNNNNNNNNNNNNNNNNNNNNNNNNNNNNNNNNNNNNNNNNNNNNNNNNNNNNNNNNNNNNNNNNNNNNNNNNNNNNNNNNNNNNNNNNNNNNNNNNNNNNNNNNNNNNNNNNNNNNNNNNNNNNNNNNNNNNNNNNNNNNNNNNNNNNNNNNNNNNNNNNNNNNNNNNNNNNNNNNNNNNNNNNNNNNNNNNNNNNNNNNNNNNNNNNNNNNNNNNNNNNNNNNNNNNNNNNNNNNNNNNNNNNNNNNNNNNNNNNNNNNNNNNNNNNNNNNNNNNNNNNNNNNNNNNNNNNNNNNNNNNNNNNNNNNNNNNNNNNNNNNNNNNNNNNNNNNNNNNNNNNNNNNNNNNNNNNNNNNNNNNNNNNNNNNNNNNNNNNNNNNNNNNNNNNNNNNNNNNNNNNNNNNNNNNNNNNNNNNNNNNNNNNNNNNNNNNNNNNNNNNNNNNNNNNNNNNNNNNNNNNNNNNNNNNNNNNNNNNNNNNNNNNNNNNNNNNNNNNNNNNNNNNNNNNNNNNNNNNNNNNNNNNNNNNNNNNNNNNNNNNNNNNNNNNNNNNNNNNNNNNNNNNNNNNNNNNNNNNNNNNNNNNNNNNNNNNNNNNNNNNNNNNNNNNNNNNNNNNNNNNNNNNNNNNNNNNNNNNNNNNNNNNNNNNNNNNNNNNNNNNNNNNNNNNNNNNNNNNNNNNNNNNNNNNNNNNNNNNNNNNNNNNNNNNNNNNNNNNNNNNNNNNNNNNNNNNNNNNNNNNNNNNNNNNNNNNNNNNNNNNNNNNNNNNNNNNNNNNNNNNNNNNNNNNNNNNNNNNNNNNNNNNNNNNNNNNNNNNNNNNNNNNNNNNNNNNNNNNNNNNNNNNNNNNNNNNNNNNNNNNNNNNNNNNNNNNNNNNNNNNNNNNNNNNNNNNNNNNNNNNNNNNNNNNNNNNNNNNNNNNNNNNNNNNNNNNNNNNNNNNNNNNNNNNNNNNNNNNNNNNNNNNNNNNNNNNNNNNNNNNNNNNNNNNNNNNNNNNNNNNNNNNNNNNNNNNNNNNNNNNNNNNNNNNNNNNNNNNNNNNNNNNNNNNNNNNNNNNNNNNNNNNNNNNNNNNNNNNNNNNNNNNNNNNNNNNNNNNNNNNNNNNNNNNNNNNNNNNNNNNNNNNNNNNNNNNNNNNNNNNNNNNNNNNNNNNNNNNNNNNNNNNNNNNNNNNNNNNNNNNNNNNNNNNNNNNNNNNNNNNNNNNNNNNNNNNNNNNNNNNNNNNNNNNNNNNNNNNNNNNNNNNNNNNNNNNNNNNNNNNNNNNNNNNNNNNNNNNNNNNNNNNNNNNNNNNNNNNNNNNNNNNNNNNNNNNNNNNNNNNNNNNNNNNNNNNNNNNNNNNNNNNNNNNNNNNNNNNNNNNNNNNNNNNNNNNNNNNNNNNNNNNNNNNNNNNNNNNNNNNATTTAGAGGCATggcactaggtgtatgtgaacttttgtggattaaaaatgtgctatcagatttgggatttaaacaaaatgaagctatgagtttgtactgtgacaatacttcggctattgcaattgcttataatcctgttcaacatgatagaacaaagcatgtggagattgatagacatttcatcaaagagaagattgaagctaGAATAATTcatttccttttgtaagatcagaGTTACAGTTGGCTAATGTTCTCACtaaaggagtgtcaagaagattgtttgatgagtctctattcaagttgggaatgtgtgatatccatgcaccaacttgagtgggggtgttaagatatgtcaaatattctattaaaggatattaggcaatcaaacattatgttagttatattttagatattattataatttgtgcagatttgtgcacatattcttcctttaatagatgaaggattatatgatccttgtatgtatatatatggtactctattaTTTGAAacatacatcagaattatttttaatccttttaatagGAAGAACTCTAGCCTTGGTGCAGCGCCGGATCCATGGCAAGGCCGACGGAGATGGCAACGTTCTTAGTCCCGTTCTTTATCACGACAAACTCGCAAGGACATTCAACTCACACGGATTCGTGAAGTTTCGCAACCTCGCAAACATTTCAAGGCCGAACAGGaataagaagaggaagaagaggaaggaggGGATGGAAGTGGAAGATAGTGTTGGTATGAGGAAGCTGCTTGGAGAAGAATTTGTCAGTAGCAAGTGGAGGGGCTCAACGAGGTTGCTACTTCTGGACGAACGCTTCGCGGGTCGCAGTGTGGAGGAGTTGCCTGAGGCAATTAAGGTCATGTTTGTTGTTTCAGTAATCACTCTTTCTACTCTATGAGTTTTTATGACCAGTTTTACCTGTTTGGTGTTCTTTATTCAACTTCAAattgtgaataaaataaaatggtcaTTCCAATTTTATTGTTGCAACTCGAGGTTTTAGCAGGGAACCACTCTCTTGTGATTACAGTAGTTAAGAATGGACTTCGCTTTCAGGTTGACTTAGCAACAGTCTATGCTCTTATTTCCATCCCTGACCACCATAGAAGGCTTGATTTACTAATTGCTGAATTACTGTCATTTCATGAAAATTGTTTAGTATTGTGTAGCCATAAAGTACTTTGATTGTGTAAGACTGGTGAAACAATTATATCCTTACCTGATCTGAAATCTTTGTGTTGGCTAGGAACCATGTGATAGGTAGAAAccatgtaaataaaattttaaaattattttaaccatagccattaacatttttttagatAAGCTGACGTGAGAGAACTTTTACAAAGTAGTTTATGTATAAACTAATGAAGGAAAATTCTAAAATTGTATACTTATGATATTCTTATTATAACTTGCAGTTGTGATAGGCAATCCTCCTCATGTCTTTTTGaaatttcccttttttttttgttcagttACTTTGGATCATGTTGGTGGCATCATGTGTTGCTCTTGTAATTCAATCAATGGTAGCCAATCTTTGGGTGACCATTAGTACTTGATTtgataatcaattttatttctattgaaTAAATCTAGAATGTATgtggaattttaattttttcatgtgTTGTTTGTGTGTTTAGTAGTAGATAGTGTGGTTGCAGCTGTTTGTGCTATATATCATAAAGGTAAGATATTTCATTTACTCTTCTTTGAACAGAGAGAGTTGGTTTTGGTACTGCAATAAGTGCTATTTTTTCTAGTGTATATCTCTCCATGTTACAAACACTTCTTATGCAGATCTAGATTATGGTGTTATTGAATCAATAACTTTAAAGTTCAGACAAAGTTAGAGTGAGTTTCTAGCTCAGCTGGCATAGTGCTTGTTAGAATTAAAgatttaatgatattatatgTGTTTTGTTAACCTACTTTCTTACTTTTAACTTATTCATACAAGGTCTGCATATGTTTACATATATAGAACCTTCTCTCTTTCGTATATATGACCTatacaagttaattttagtattttgaaaaattatttctgGAAAGTGTTAATGAAGTATTTTAGTTTAGGTTAAAAGACTAATACTTTaacattttttcctttttgtttagGTTAAAAGACTAATACTTTAGTATTTTAGTTGCAACACTAAGTTATATTACTAGTATTTTAGTTAAAGACTAGTTAACTAATATATTAGATAGAAAAAACTAGTAAACTAAAGTAAACTTTAGTTAACGAATcgcacaattatatatattagaaaaattgcTTTTCTAACTTTGATACGTGTAATGgttattttatgatttagtagtttatattatgttttcttagttatttaattgattatatgtcactgttattttataattttatattattttggtaatatttaTAGAAAGCTTATATTGTTTGTCCTCGAAGTACACAGTACCACTCTTATTTAATGGTTCTTCTACAAGTTTCAATAGCGGAAGGTGAACTAGTGAGTTGTTAccgaactatatttagtttagaATTTCTTTTTCCCACAATAATTTCTTTGTTATGTAATTGATTTTACTAAGTTTCATAACACCCATTTCAATATACATGTAACCTTATAGTGTGATTGAGGTAATATTCAAGGTTGCAAGGAACGTATATCGCTTTTAAAAAGAAGTTGTAGTTCATTGCACTGATTATAAGTAGTTAATCTTTCATactataaatacaattataaattttacatattataaatacaattataacattataacttgattcaaattattcatCGTGTAGATATTTGATGATACGTTTCCAATGAAGCAACATGTCATAAAGGATGTTCGGGAGTAGTTGGCTGAATTTCTTTCAACATTTTGTAGATGATTAGATGTAttcaatattacattttgagttTAGAAACTATTTTATGTGTAACTATGTTAGGTAAATACATTTAGAAACTTTGTTAGATAAATATAACATTGAGTTTAGGAActattttgatgtgttaataatagaaaatatatttaggaactttgttaggtaaatattacattttgatgtgttaatgaaacaatattgattattttgcttGTTATTGATTATTTAGATTGTATTATAGAATTGAATTTTATGCAAGTCTAGATTTGGATAGTAGtacttaaaaaacaaatattaaaaaaaataggttaaattcATAATAGGTATAAAAAGTCTTGTTTTTTACACGGGTTATAACAGCACCATGTATAAAAGTAAGATTCTTTTATACCTATTCTAGCATCAACAGGTATAAAGAGTGAGTTTTATCTAGTAACAAATGCGACTTTTTATACCTGCTCTCCGAGAATATCAGGTATAAAAACCAGACTTTTATACTTCTTATAGATAGAACTAGTGTAAAAAGTTAGACTTTTTATACCGGTGGAAATCGAAAACTTTCTATACTCCTGCTTCTATACCTACTTAAAAACCggtataaaaaacttttttaacagGTTTAAAAAACCTGTTTTGACATAGTGTGCATATATTTTTACGAAGGCGTTACCAAGACCTAGATTTGAACTATTGTATTGGAGTTACCAAATTCACATCAAGGAGGATTATTAAAGTGGAATGCAAATTTTAGATAGAAAActctataaaaatattaaaatgtaatgcaaattctagaatattgtagaaaaacataaaataagaaaaaaaaatcaagaatattcTACATAGGtaaaaatctaaaacattttttgtgactaacattttctaaaataatttgattctataaatattcatatactCTACCATTTGATGTAATACAACATCTTACAACATATacataactaaaaaatatattatttccaaCTACTACTTTCATATTCTACTATCTCTATATTTTCTCTATctcattaactatttttttcacaaCCCCAAAATACTTTGAAAAGGATGATGATGACCGACCTTTGAAGCTTGACAATATCTCAACGGTCATGCGAGTACAATTTTGAGCAAATGTTGCATTTTCCATCTTATAAATGAATCCAATATATATTCAATTCCGAAAATAACTATATTTCTCAATGAGGATGATGAAAGCTTTATAAGAGTATTGGTCAACTGGATAAGATGGAAAAGTTTATATGGATAACGTACGTAGACCAGAATGTAccactttgtttttttatagaaCTTTGTCACTTCTAATTAGCAGGTAATATTATTCAACCGCAATGTTAGATGAATAAACCAATGATGTGAGTGTTTGTTATGCTTTCATGATAGAAAAGGAAACTATATATAGCTCCACACGAGGGAAATCTTTGGTTTTTTTCACGGGTTTCACTACAGCACGCCATCATCTCTCA contains:
- the LOC111241162 gene encoding tRNA (guanine(37)-N1)-methyltransferase 1-like, which translates into the protein MALRPQHRPHPHVRNIARVPSDDLDPSLAPLLPKPSSGYGEVENEEGRTLALVQRRIHGKADGDGNVLSPVLYHDKLARTFNSHGFVKFRNLANISRPNRNKKRKKRKEGMEVEDSVGMRKLLGEEFVSSKWRGSTRLLLLDERFAGRSVEELPEAIKVMFVVSVITLSTL